The Macaca thibetana thibetana isolate TM-01 chromosome 5, ASM2454274v1, whole genome shotgun sequence genomic sequence TCTGTGCTCATTGAGATATGGAAGGGGATATATGAAGAGGAATTTGGTGCTTTGCTGATACTGATGGCCTGCTTGTCTAATGGTTCTAGGGGATTTTGAATACGTTCCTTGTGAGAACTGGGTAGCTGTGTAATCGCAGCTGAAAGGGTCTCTGGAGGTGAGTAGTGCACACTCTAGAGTTCATCCCAACACAGCTCCCTCTGTTCTCATATGCCACTGGAATGCTGACCACGAAATAGTGTCTGAGCTAGAGCAGTTTGAATACTGGTACAATAGGCATAACCTAGAACAATACCTGTCACTGCATAGAGAATAAATAcgtatttgatgaatgaatgaaaaaaagtattctgaataagagagaggaggaaacaaCTCCCTTTCTCAAAACCTCCCAGTGTTCGCCACCCTCTCGTCATTTTTGGGGTAGAATCCCAACTCCTCACAATGATCAACAAAGCCTGAGTGATCTTGGCCCTAACTCCTCTCATCTTCCCTAACTCCATGCTAACATTGAACTTCCCATTCCTTCTCAGACAAGCCAAGCTAAATTCCATCTCAGGTCCTTTATACTTGCCTTTTCTTTTGCCAGAAATGCCATAGGTTACCCAGACCTTCCCATAGGTTACTCATTCACTTCATTCTGATTTCTACTCTAGTGTCATCATCTCAAAAAGGCCTTCTCTAACTCATTACTCAAAAATAGCCATCCCCAAGCACTGTCTTATACCTACAATTTaccctgatttatttttctctgtagaaCTTATCACTACAGGAACTTGAGtttaatcatttgtttattttctgtctccccaCTAGACAAAAACTCCTTGAGAATTCAGACTATATCTTGTTCACTGCTCTATCTCCAGTTCTTAAAACATGGCCagtaggtgatcaataaatactggttgaatacataaatggatgaataaatggatctTCTGAGAGACCTTTTATTATGATCTAATTACGTTTTGAATAAGACCAAAGTTAGACCCAAACCGTGTATAGGTCATAAAGGGTAATAGAAAAGCTGTCCCAATACCACCATTTGGGACACCTCTTGAGAAAGTCATGGGGAGACACATGTCGAAGAGTGAAAGTACACCAGTCGAGTCTTAGCTAGAGTTCTAAATAATTTTGGGAAGCTTGGGGCCTGAGAACTTTCTATGAACCcacctgtattagtttcctgaggctgctgtaacagatgATCACAAATGTGGTGGCTTTGCCCTCAACGTTCTGGAGAGCAGAAGTCGAAACTCAAGGCATCAGCAGGGCTGCCCTCACTCCAGAGCCTCCTCTAGCTTCTGGCGGCTGTTGCTGTTCCTTGCCTTgtagctgctgcactccagtctctgcccccACTGTCACGAGGCCTTCTCCCCTGTTTCTTAGTCGTCTCTTCTCTtgtccctctgcctttctcttagAAGAGCACTTGTCATTGGAATTATGGACCACCTGGATAATTTGGGAtgatctcctcatctcaagatccttaactttaTTATCTCTGTAAAGACCCCTTTTCTAAGGAAGGTAACGTTCATGgtttctggggattaggacatggttAAGGTGTAGACATATCTTTTGGTGAGCCACCATTCAATCTATTACACCATCCATATTAAAACTTATTTGATTAGAGCTGGCATCATTATTTACCAATATATATACTTCTCTAGTTTTAGGCTGTGTAATCCAAAAGAATGTATCCTCCATTTTAtgagtctctaataaaaaaaaaaagtttaatatcaGCCATGactaatttcatgtattttaaaaatgtatgtaatgtatttcatcatttcatgtattttttttctctagaatctGTATCTGTATCAAGATGATCTGAAGAACAGATTCTACCTTTAGGAATGTCTAGTGTTCCAGAATGACTAGCATCTTCCATTTTGCCATTATCTTTATGTTAACACTTCAGATCAGAATACAATTATCTGAAGAAAGTGAATTTTTAGTTGATAGGTCAAAAAACAGTCTCATCCACGTTCCTAAAGACCTATCCCAGAAAACAACAATCTTAAATATATCACAAAATTATATATCTGAGCTTTGGACTTCTGACATCTTATCACTGTCAAAGCTGAGGATTTTGATAATTTCTCATAATAGACTCCAGTATCTTGATATCAGTGTTTTCAAATTCAACCAGGAATTGGAATACTTGGATTTGTCCCACAACAAGTTGGCGAAAATTTCTTGCCACCCTACTGTGAACCTCAAGCACTTGGACCTGTCCTTTAATGCATTTGATGCCCTGCCTATATGCAAAGAGTTTGGCAATATGTCTCAACTAAAATTTCTGGGGTTGAGCACTACACACTTAGAAAAATCTACTGTGCTGCCAATTGCTCATTTGAATATCAGCAAGGTCTTGCTGGTCTTAGGAGAGCATTATGGGGACAAAGAAGACCCTGAGGGCCTTCAAAACTTTAACACTGAGAGTCTGCACATTGTGTTCCCAACAAGCAaagaattcaattttattttggatgTGTCAGTCAGGACTGTAGCAAATCTGGAACTATCTAATATCAAATGTGTGCTAGAAGATAACGAATGTTCTTACTTCCTAAATATTCTGGCAAAACTTCAAACAAATCCAAAGTTATCAAGTCTTACTTTAAACAACATTGAAACAACTTGGAATTCTTTCATTAGGATCCTCCAGCTGGTTTGGCATACAACCGTATGGTATTTCTCAATTTCAAACGTGAAGCTACAGGGTCAACTGGACTTCAGAGATTTTGATTATTCTGGCACTTCCCTGAAGGCCTTGTCTGTACACCAAGTCGTCAGCGATGTGTTCAATTTTCCACAAAGGGATATCTATAGAATCTTTTCAAATATGAACATCAAAAATTTCACAGTGTCTGGTACACGCATGATCCACATGGTTTGCCCATCCAAAATCAGCCCGTTCCTGCATTTGGATTTTTCCAATAATCTCTTAACAGACACGGTTTTTGAAAATTGTGGGCACCTTACTGAGTTGGAGacacttattttacaaatgaatcaattaaaagaactttcaaaaataGCTGAAATGACTACACGGATGAAGTCTCTGCAACAATTGGATATTAGCCAGAATTCTGTAAGCTATGATGAAAAGAAAGGAGATTGCTCTTGGACTAAAAGTTTATTAAGTTTAAATATGTCTTCAAATATACTTACTGACactattttcaaatgtttacctcccaggatcaaggtACTTGATCTTCACAGCAATAAAATAAAGAGCATTCCTAAACAAGTCATAAAACTGGAAGCTTTGCAAGAACTCAATgttgctttcaattctttaacTGACCTTCCTGGATGTGGCAGCTTTAGCAGCCTTTCTGTACTGATCATTGATCACAATTCAGTTTCCCACCCATCAGCTGATTTCTTCCAGAGCTGCCAGAAGATGAGGTCAATAAAAGCAGGAAACAATCCATTCCAGTGTACCTGTGAGCTAAGAGAATTTGTCAAAAATATAGAGCAAGTATCAAGTGAAGTGGTAGAGGGCTGGCCTGATTCTTATAAGTGTGACTACCCAGAAAGTTATAGAGGAACCCCACTAAAGGACTTTCACATGTCTGAATTATCCTGCAACATAACTCTGCTGATCGTCACCATCGGTGCCACCATGCTGGTGTTGGCTGTGACTGTGACCTTCCTCTGCATCTACTTGGATCTGCCCTGGTATCTCAGGATGGTGTGCCAGTGGACCCAGACCCGGCGCAGGGCCAGGAATGTACCCTTAGAAGAACTCCAAAGAAATCTCCAGtttcatgcatttatttcatATAGTGGGCACGATTCTTTCTGGGTGAAGAATGAATTATtaccaaacctagagaaagaagGTATGCAGATTTGCCTTCATGAGAGAAACTTTGTTCCTGGCAAGAGCATTGTGGAAAATATCATCAACTGCATTGAGAAGAGTTACAAGTCCATCTTTGTTTTGTCTCCCAACTTTGTCCAGAGTGAGTGGTGCCATTATGAACTCTACTTTGCCCATCACAATCTCTTTCATGAAGGATCTAATAACCTAATCCTGATCTTGCTGGAACCCATTCCGCAGTACTCCATTCCTAGCAGCTATCACAAGCTCAAAAATCTCATGGCCAGGAGGACTTATTTGGAATGGCCCAAGGAAAAGAGCAAACATGGGCTTTTTTGGGCTAACCTAAGGGCAGCCATTAATATTAAGCTGACAGAGCAAGCAAAAAAATAGATTACACATCAAGCGAAAAATATTCCTCCTGTTGATGTTGCTGCTTTTGGAAGTTCCAACAATGACTTTATTTTGCATCAACACAAATGCAAACACAATTGTGAGTGTATGATGTAGGTAAAAATATGTACTTTCGGGCCCCAGTTCACCATTTATATGTGGTATTAAAAATTAACGAATGATATAACTTTGATTTAAGCAGTTGATTTCTGACACATAAGGCATCCACTTGTTTCTTTGCTATAACTGAGTTCTGAGTTTATCATGAAGTCAAGGGAAGCATCTGTTTCTCTTCAGTGATGTGTGTTCCGGGGTATCATGGTCAATATTGGAAAACGCCATGACTTTTATGAGTATAGCTGGGTTTGTATAGCAGATTTCTATAGCTTTTGATGCTTTCCTCAGTTCCATGGTGCATTCAACTCAACCTATTGATGGCTGCTCACTGATAATGCTGGAGACACTATGCCTGAAGGTTCCCTCCCAACCCCCGACCATGATGCCCACACAAAGGGCGGTTCAGAAGAGCTGGAAGTTGTCCTTGGAAACAGCCCTCAACCAATGTCAGAAAGAGCTGGGGGATAAATACCCCAACTTTCTCACccattttttaagataaatctTGGGTATAACTTGCACTCTCCCTGAGTTCCCCAGTAAGATAAAATTCTGGTTGTCCACTGTCTTGATAAAGTATTCTCGATTGGCttccttcccatttttttctcacttactTATTCCTCTATGTGTATTCCATGGGATCACCTCTGTGATAAACTACTTGCCACTGAATAtttgtctcagggtctgcttaTGAGGGAGCCCATACCAAGAAAGTGTTCCACCTCAgtccaaatggaaattctgagtCTGGTTTTCTGTGGCTGGAGATCTCACTGAGATTCTGGTTGTATGAACTAACATGCACAAGAGCCTTTGGTCTTTTGATTAGAAGGAAGAATATAGTTGATATATAGTGCCTCTATATATAGCATCTGTCTCTTTGGGGAACTATTAAAGTTGAGCATGAGCAGATGGGGCAGTGTAAGGAATGGATATATCTGATGTTTTCATACCCATCAAACATCCTGTCAGTCTACCTTTTTACTCCAGGAGCCAGCTCTGGGCTGGTGTAGTCATGACAAGAACGTTGTCATGACAAAAACCTTGTCATGACTACACCATATATGTTTCACTTTATGCCCCCCATGACTTCACTGATACCACTGCATGGGATGCTTGCAGAAGCCTGTTCAACCATTCTGATACATGCATAAACCTGGAAGCACCAGGAATATCACTATGGGATGGGACGCATTATATACATGCTCCTTTCTTCTATTCTTGGGTTGAAAAATGAGGTATAATCAATACCTTTCCTCAAACAATCCCCAGTGGCTTTGTGGTTTACTTCCCCACAGGGTAACCAGCTCAGTAACTTGCTTTTGCATtgactttccatttttccttgGTCACTCTTCCCATTCCCCTCACTCTTGAGCCCTGAGATTACTTCTCCAAACAAGCAACCTTCCCTTAACTCAAGgagtctagaaaaaaaataaaataaaatagaaaataaaataaaataaaacaaaataaaataaaataaaaaacaacaaacaacaaaaagcctACAAATGACCAGCACACAAAACTGTTATCCCAGTCTCTACTTTTTTGAGTGGGAAGGAGCCCAAATAACACATACATATACTATTAGCTTCTTGGCCTAAAGAACTTGCAGTCAATCAGGGAACACTGCACATAtccaaataactaaaataaaatcaatgaaacaaagctATAAAATGGAAGTTCAGAGGTTGCTTAaatttagtggaaaaaaaaatcttcttagaAATGacgggttttttttgttttgttttgtttttttccattaggTCTTGAAGGAAGACTTTAACTTTGAATTTTTCAATGTGTAATGATGAAGAATGAAAAGGCCATTCTaaacagaaagataaagagaGCAAAGGCAGGAATACCTGGGCCTATTCTTGAACTGGTGTCCCAGTTTGACTGGACCATGAGGTTCATGAAAAACAACAGTAGGATAGGAGTGTGGAAAATTATATTAAGACTATATTGTCAAAGATCTTGAAAGTCAAACCATGGAGTTAGAGCTTGGGGATACGGGAAAGTCATTATTTAAACTTCTTTGAAGCATAATAGTGGGAGGCAAATTCAAACCATGAAATGTATgctaaaaataggaaaactatTGTTCTGTAACAGAATTGCAAAAATCGTAAGAACTggattttcccattttctctaGGATGATTGCACTTTCTGTATTGAACTTCAAGATTTCATAACCAAGTTTCAACTTCTCAGCAAGCAGTTGTGTATTCATTTTCAAGGTCTATTTTAACAGTCTATTTTAACAAGCTGGGTGTTGTTAAACTGAAATTTATtcccatagttctggaggctgaaagtccaaaatcaaggtgttggcaggattggCTCCTtttgagaggagagaggaaaggatcCATTTCTACTGGGGACAACCCAGTCTCTTTTCTTAACTCAGAGATGGTTGTCTGCTCTCTGTCTCTTCACATCGTCTTCCCTCtatgcctgtctgtctgtctctgtgtccacaattcctttttttttttttttaataaggacaCCAAGtacattggattagggcccactctaatgacctcattttaactaagTACATCTCCCAACAACCTTATTTCCAAAGAAGGTCTAATTCTGAGATTCTGGGGttcaggacttcaacatatgaatttttggagaCACAATTCAACTTGTTACACCCTGTAAATCCAGAAAAGAATTCCCTGAAAGGAACATAAAGTCACTtagaatttatttaacaaattcaaaatttttagGCTTTAGATCAGTCCTATACATAAATAGCTGATCTCATAAGTGGTTTTAAGGACGCTGGAGGGAGGTTGAAATTGTATTGGTGGAGTCTTCTGCCAAAGCATTCAAAGTTGGAAGATGAAGAATTCAGGACAAAGTATAGATAAATATCAACAATAATAAGAGCGATTTCACAGATAAATGAGAGGAAGTATTACAGAATGGGTAAATATGCAAGCCCTGAATCAAGTCTGGGTTTCAATTCTAGCTCCATCATGTATTTGCGGATGAtcttggataagttacttaaACGTTCTGAGCATAGatttcattatttgtaaaatatagtcTTAGAGTATGTAGCTAAGACCTTTAGATTTCCAGCTATAAATTAAAAGACTGGTCAAATATGTCCGCCAAACTACAGTTTTCACATAATGACCTTTCCAAGTGGTACTGTTGAAGCCCTTTCCCTAGAACCTAGGTCAGAGGGAGCACACCGCACCCATCCTTCTTGAGGATAAATGAAACTTGTAATATACGAAAACCTCTCCAAAATCCTCTTGTAATGTATAACTCTTCTCAGTCTCCAATCCCCTTCATTGGCTAGAGATGGATAGTTAGCAAAGGTCACAAAACCAGTTATCTAGTCTCACACCTCA encodes the following:
- the TLR1 gene encoding toll-like receptor 1, whose product is MTSIFHFAIIFMLTLQIRIQLSEESEFLVDRSKNSLIHVPKDLSQKTTILNISQNYISELWTSDILSLSKLRILIISHNRLQYLDISVFKFNQELEYLDLSHNKLAKISCHPTVNLKHLDLSFNAFDALPICKEFGNMSQLKFLGLSTTHLEKSTVLPIAHLNISKVLLVLGEHYGDKEDPEGLQNFNTESLHIVFPTSKEFNFILDVSVRTVANLELSNIKCVLEDNECSYFLNILAKLQTNPKLSSLTLNNIETTWNSFIRILQLVWHTTVWYFSISNVKLQGQLDFRDFDYSGTSLKALSVHQVVSDVFNFPQRDIYRIFSNMNIKNFTVSGTRMIHMVCPSKISPFLHLDFSNNLLTDTVFENCGHLTELETLILQMNQLKELSKIAEMTTRMKSLQQLDISQNSVSYDEKKGDCSWTKSLLSLNMSSNILTDTIFKCLPPRIKVLDLHSNKIKSIPKQVIKLEALQELNVAFNSLTDLPGCGSFSSLSVLIIDHNSVSHPSADFFQSCQKMRSIKAGNNPFQCTCELREFVKNIEQVSSEVVEGWPDSYKCDYPESYRGTPLKDFHMSELSCNITLLIVTIGATMLVLAVTVTFLCIYLDLPWYLRMVCQWTQTRRRARNVPLEELQRNLQFHAFISYSGHDSFWVKNELLPNLEKEGMQICLHERNFVPGKSIVENIINCIEKSYKSIFVLSPNFVQSEWCHYELYFAHHNLFHEGSNNLILILLEPIPQYSIPSSYHKLKNLMARRTYLEWPKEKSKHGLFWANLRAAINIKLTEQAKK